One window from the genome of Carnobacteriaceae bacterium zg-84 encodes:
- a CDS encoding ethanolamine ammonia-lyase subunit EutB, whose protein sequence is MILKTKLFGRSYEFKSVKEVMAKANEEKSGDQLAGVAAQSAEERVAAKVVLAQLKLSDIFNNPAVPYEEDEVTRIIVDDVNLRTYEKIKNWTVEELREWILDTNTTSNDIHWLSRGLTSEMVAAVTKLMSNMDLVVGAQKIIITKTANTTVGEPGTFSSRLQPNHTTDDPDGIMASTMEGFAYGCGDALLGLNPVDDSTESVKRVLHKFNDFIEEFKIPTQHCVLAHITTQMEAMNQGAPSGLVFQSIAGSEKGNTAFGLDGKIVQEAYDTALKVGTAAGPNVMYFETGQGSELSSDAHHDADQVTMEARCYGFAKRFDPFLVNTVVGFIGPEYLYDAKQVIRAGLEDHFMGKLTGISMGCDICYTNHMKADQNDAENLTLLLGLAGINYIMAIPHGDDIMLNYQTTGYHESASMRELLNKRPIKEFEIWMKNMGLLDEKGNMTELFGDGSVFMKKNI, encoded by the coding sequence ATGATTCTGAAAACTAAATTGTTCGGCAGAAGCTATGAATTCAAATCAGTAAAAGAAGTAATGGCTAAAGCTAACGAAGAAAAATCTGGTGACCAATTAGCAGGAGTTGCAGCTCAATCTGCTGAGGAACGTGTTGCGGCTAAAGTTGTTTTAGCACAATTAAAATTATCAGATATCTTTAACAATCCAGCTGTTCCATATGAAGAAGACGAAGTAACTCGTATTATCGTTGACGATGTTAACTTACGTACTTATGAAAAAATCAAAAACTGGACAGTTGAAGAATTACGTGAATGGATTTTAGATACAAATACAACAAGTAATGATATTCACTGGTTATCTCGTGGTTTAACTTCAGAAATGGTTGCTGCAGTAACAAAACTAATGTCAAACATGGACTTAGTTGTTGGTGCACAAAAAATTATCATTACAAAAACAGCTAACACAACAGTTGGTGAACCTGGAACATTCTCATCTCGTTTACAACCAAACCATACAACAGATGATCCAGATGGTATCATGGCTTCTACAATGGAAGGTTTTGCTTATGGATGTGGAGATGCGTTATTAGGTTTAAACCCAGTTGACGATTCAACTGAAAGTGTTAAACGTGTTTTACATAAATTCAATGACTTTATTGAAGAATTTAAAATCCCAACACAACACTGTGTATTAGCACATATTACAACACAAATGGAAGCAATGAACCAAGGTGCTCCTTCTGGTCTTGTTTTCCAATCTATCGCTGGTTCAGAAAAAGGAAATACAGCATTCGGTTTAGATGGAAAAATTGTTCAAGAAGCATATGATACAGCACTTAAAGTAGGTACTGCTGCTGGTCCTAACGTGATGTACTTTGAAACAGGTCAAGGTTCAGAATTATCTTCTGATGCTCACCACGATGCTGACCAAGTAACAATGGAAGCTCGTTGTTATGGATTTGCAAAACGCTTTGATCCATTCTTAGTAAACACAGTAGTAGGGTTCATCGGACCTGAGTATTTATATGATGCAAAACAAGTTATCCGTGCTGGTTTAGAAGATCACTTCATGGGTAAACTAACAGGTATTTCTATGGGTTGTGACATTTGTTATACAAACCACATGAAAGCTGACCAAAATGATGCTGAAAACTTAACATTATTATTAGGTTTAGCAGGTATCAACTATATCATGGCTATTCCTCATGGTGATGACATCATGTTAAACTACCAAACAACTGGTTACCATGAATCAGCATCAATGCGTGAGTTATTAAACAAACGTCCAATTAAAGAATTTGAAATTTGGATGAAAAACATGGGCTTATTAGATGAAAAAGGTAACATGACTGAATTATTCGGTGATGGATCTGTATTCATGAAGAAAAATATTTAG
- the eutA gene encoding ethanolamine ammonia-lyase reactivating factor EutA — MSDKILSVGIDLGTATTQLVLSELTIENIASVFTIPRVYITDKKVLYKSDIIFTPISENHLIEAEKIKQFVTSEYAKAGIEKSDIQMGAVIITGETARKDNASHVLEVLSGYAGDFVVATAGPDLESIIAAKGACSHIYSEEHHTSVANIDIGGGTSNLAVFREGDLIDTGCFDIGGRLIKLDPKTHVISYIAPKLLDIVAELKLDLAVGKPANRKDLDTIIQIMVTVLEQSVGIENNSPYYEMLQTNHGLKLNYEIRCVSFSGGVADQVYGTDVDEFAYGDIGVLLGRALQKSKIFTERKVIVSEETIRATVVGAGSHTTDVSGSTITYISDVLPIKNIPVLKLAVSDEKESAMEMAQIIHDKVNWFTLENEVQQVALALEGEKSPSFTRVVDIASAIVKGMDESIRKNIPLIIVVRQDMAKALGQCLFAQLPKDYPFVCIDSVDVQNGDYIDIGNPVIEGSVLPVVVKTLVFN, encoded by the coding sequence ATGTCGGATAAAATTTTAAGTGTAGGGATTGACTTAGGGACAGCAACTACGCAGCTAGTTTTATCAGAGTTAACCATTGAAAATATCGCATCTGTGTTTACCATACCGCGTGTGTATATTACAGATAAAAAGGTTCTATATAAAAGCGATATTATTTTTACCCCTATTTCTGAAAATCACTTGATTGAAGCTGAAAAAATTAAGCAGTTCGTGACAAGCGAATATGCAAAAGCAGGCATTGAAAAAAGTGATATTCAAATGGGTGCTGTTATCATTACTGGTGAAACAGCACGAAAAGATAATGCAAGTCATGTGCTTGAGGTTTTAAGTGGTTATGCAGGTGACTTTGTTGTTGCAACCGCCGGTCCTGACTTAGAAAGCATTATCGCAGCTAAAGGTGCATGTAGTCATATTTACTCAGAAGAGCACCATACATCAGTAGCCAATATTGATATTGGTGGTGGGACATCTAATTTAGCTGTTTTTAGAGAAGGTGACTTGATTGATACAGGGTGTTTTGATATAGGTGGCCGTTTAATTAAATTGGATCCTAAAACACATGTGATCAGTTATATCGCACCAAAATTACTTGATATTGTAGCTGAATTAAAATTAGATTTAGCTGTTGGAAAACCGGCTAATCGAAAAGATTTAGATACAATTATTCAAATTATGGTAACCGTTTTAGAACAGTCTGTTGGTATTGAAAACAATAGTCCGTACTACGAAATGTTGCAAACAAATCATGGTTTAAAATTAAACTATGAAATACGTTGCGTATCATTCTCTGGTGGTGTAGCCGATCAGGTTTATGGCACTGATGTTGATGAATTCGCTTACGGTGATATTGGTGTTTTATTAGGACGTGCTTTACAAAAATCTAAAATTTTCACAGAACGTAAAGTAATTGTTTCTGAAGAAACCATTCGTGCAACAGTGGTAGGGGCAGGAAGTCATACAACAGATGTGAGTGGTAGTACAATCACTTATATTTCAGATGTATTGCCAATTAAAAATATTCCTGTTCTAAAATTAGCTGTATCTGATGAAAAAGAATCAGCAATGGAAATGGCACAAATCATTCACGATAAAGTGAATTGGTTTACGTTAGAAAACGAAGTGCAACAAGTTGCTTTAGCTCTTGAAGGAGAGAAAAGTCCGTCATTTACAAGAGTTGTGGACATAGCAAGTGCTATTGTAAAAGGTATGGATGAAAGCATTCGTAAAAACATTCCGTTGATTATTGTTGTTCGTCAGGATATGGCAAAAGCACTGGGACAATGCTTATTTGCTCAGTTGCCAAAAGACTATCCATTTGTATGTATTGACTCTGTTGATGTACAAAATGGAGATTATATCGATATTGGTAATCCGGTCATCGAAGGCTCGGTATTGCCAGTCGTTGTAAAAACGTTAGTATTTAACTAA
- a CDS encoding sensor histidine kinase, translating into MTYKDDIIRICKEQTTLDEFDIEWILSQADRLMRSSMYALEDVFIDVKDAYSENAIVIFHKKPQKKQSLYEKNVVGSIAYLHNEPGVIRTLQTGAKTNGLSALSQEGVSIQQKVFPITRESKVIAVIIIETDVTEKILSTFSIDNDKNSVYELTNALQVSQLEQITLSDYIDDAILIFDGQGYLKYYNHAANNYYRKKLGYRDSITGMHYDNLVLDSFQFKAIQKKILNGRWENNKIVEIKYGQYYFSVKRHFIQDSNIFVMIFKDITEIKQKESRLLTEATVIREIHHRVKNNLQTVVSLLRLQARRSKNPEVKKTLNDSVNRVLSIAMTHELLSSQTEDEIVLAKVLEETLGNIQRFFMGQSDVRLTYNIDTSILLDSNRAVATALVVNELVQNSYDHAFEKINRKNLYIHLHVSLENGMIRLEVADNGKGYKIQEHEESRLGLTIVNQFVKSKLSGKISVQSDRNGTVTTITFKK; encoded by the coding sequence ATGACTTATAAAGATGATATTATTCGTATTTGCAAAGAGCAAACAACTTTGGATGAGTTTGATATAGAGTGGATTTTATCTCAAGCAGATAGATTGATGCGAAGCTCAATGTATGCATTAGAAGATGTATTCATTGATGTGAAGGATGCTTATTCCGAAAATGCAATCGTTATTTTTCATAAAAAACCGCAAAAAAAACAAAGTTTATATGAAAAAAATGTTGTTGGAAGCATTGCTTATTTACATAATGAACCAGGTGTGATTCGAACATTACAAACGGGTGCAAAAACAAATGGATTGTCGGCCTTATCTCAAGAAGGTGTATCCATTCAGCAAAAAGTATTTCCGATAACAAGAGAAAGTAAAGTCATAGCTGTAATTATTATTGAAACGGATGTGACCGAAAAAATCTTGTCAACTTTTTCGATAGACAATGATAAAAATAGCGTTTATGAATTAACGAATGCTTTGCAAGTTTCTCAACTTGAACAAATTACATTATCAGATTATATAGATGATGCCATTTTAATTTTTGATGGGCAAGGTTATTTAAAATATTATAACCATGCAGCTAATAATTACTATCGTAAAAAATTAGGTTATCGAGATTCAATTACTGGTATGCACTATGATAATTTGGTTTTGGACAGTTTCCAGTTTAAAGCCATTCAAAAGAAAATTCTTAATGGACGTTGGGAAAATAATAAAATAGTAGAAATCAAGTATGGACAATATTATTTTTCAGTAAAACGACACTTTATTCAAGACAGTAATATTTTTGTGATGATTTTTAAAGACATTACAGAAATTAAGCAAAAAGAATCGAGGTTGTTAACTGAAGCAACTGTTATTCGTGAAATTCATCATCGTGTTAAAAATAATTTACAAACCGTTGTGTCATTGCTTCGTCTTCAAGCAAGACGAAGTAAAAATCCTGAAGTGAAAAAGACGTTAAATGATAGTGTAAATCGCGTTTTATCTATTGCGATGACGCATGAGTTGTTATCTTCACAAACTGAGGACGAAATTGTACTGGCTAAAGTCTTAGAAGAAACACTTGGAAATATTCAACGTTTCTTCATGGGCCAATCAGATGTTCGATTGACGTATAATATTGATACGAGCATTTTATTGGATAGTAATAGAGCAGTAGCAACTGCTCTTGTTGTGAATGAATTGGTCCAAAATAGTTATGACCATGCTTTTGAAAAAATAAATCGAAAAAATTTATATATTCATTTGCATGTTAGCCTAGAAAATGGTATGATACGTTTAGAAGTTGCCGATAATGGAAAAGGTTACAAAATTCAAGAGCATGAGGAAAGCCGATTAGGTTTAACGATTGTTAATCAATTTGTAAAAAGTAAATTATCGGGTAAAATTTCTGTTCAGTCCGACAGAAATGGAACGGTAACAACTATTACATTTAAAAAATAA
- a CDS encoding response regulator codes for MKGRILIVDDEPMARLDIKDILEEAGYEVVGEAADGFEAIDMCQKFTPDLVLMDIKMPLLDGLTASKKILDDKLAYSVILLSAYSDEAYTNKAKLYGASAYLVKPLDVKSLVPMVEVCVEKGKELRELSQDMEKLAKKLEDRIIIEKAKGLLMEQEHLSEPDAFKKIRTISMQKRVPMVEIAKLLVLHDDL; via the coding sequence ATGAAGGGTAGAATACTAATTGTTGATGATGAACCTATGGCAAGATTAGACATTAAAGACATTTTGGAAGAAGCGGGATATGAAGTTGTTGGAGAGGCTGCAGATGGCTTTGAAGCAATTGATATGTGTCAAAAGTTTACTCCAGATCTTGTTTTAATGGATATTAAAATGCCGTTATTAGATGGATTAACTGCAAGTAAAAAAATATTAGATGATAAATTAGCATATAGCGTTATTTTGTTATCTGCATATAGTGATGAAGCATATACAAATAAAGCCAAACTATATGGAGCAAGTGCTTATTTAGTGAAACCACTAGATGTAAAATCTTTGGTACCAATGGTTGAAGTTTGTGTTGAAAAAGGAAAAGAGTTAAGAGAACTTTCACAAGATATGGAGAAATTAGCTAAAAAATTGGAAGATCGAATTATTATAGAAAAGGCAAAAGGTCTACTTATGGAGCAAGAGCATTTAAGTGAGCCTGATGCTTTCAAAAAAATTCGAACAATTAGTATGCAAAAGCGTGTTCCAATGGTTGAAATAGCTAAATTGTTAGTGTTACATGATGACTTATAA
- a CDS encoding BMC domain-containing protein yields the protein MEEKQRMIQEYVPGKQVTLAHLIANPDPVIYEKLGLITEKKGAIGILTITPSEAAIIAVDIATKAADVQVGFVDRFSGSVVLTGDVASVEASLVAVLQGLEDILSFSSTVVTRT from the coding sequence ATGGAAGAAAAACAAAGGATGATACAGGAATATGTACCTGGTAAACAGGTCACATTAGCGCATTTAATTGCCAATCCTGATCCAGTCATTTATGAAAAGCTTGGTTTAATTACTGAGAAAAAAGGTGCAATAGGTATTTTAACCATAACCCCAAGTGAAGCAGCCATTATTGCAGTAGATATTGCAACAAAAGCTGCAGATGTTCAAGTTGGATTTGTAGATCGCTTTAGCGGTTCTGTTGTGTTAACAGGAGATGTTGCTTCAGTTGAGGCTTCTCTTGTAGCTGTTTTACAAGGCTTAGAAGATATTTTAAGTTTTTCAAGTACAGTTGTAACACGCACATAA